One segment of Rhipicephalus sanguineus isolate Rsan-2018 chromosome 6, BIME_Rsan_1.4, whole genome shotgun sequence DNA contains the following:
- the LOC119396263 gene encoding uncharacterized protein LOC119396263, with protein MCRQVSWTLWALLAATLLLQPDACLASPQSESILRAMAAAAKPNKDYSLNIDDAYASPATMEKYMNSYSFPGPVDYMSAAAMSPDGGAIDFYPTMTSGSVFDNFAFSPTIKLDELAAYQEPRGHMFKESSRDKGKKVWRLKGVADDDDDAVFDEEGTRPSTTKNGGKHEEWRRPDSKRNSEESRSVEEQGAAAAPGRRRRPNGNSGSYFRGVPEQDEDSSEEEGGDDAPREDERAGTSPATSLSGRDEIAYSRGNSRRPFVRVKNSGALTSEEVSSSEEGQRAAAMPLRNYDTGPRGNGDVRGSTTTANQRFENGRRRNVGNGGYGNSGELPSFVAETSGSRAEGAARVRGAANGNDNDDVRDVRYNSYNGNNIDDSALRTASGAMLRDNLAATLTTTTTTSTTARPDIENGLILLNGNGRLAAAPQQPERSAKSRRRPPLAYTPGSMEYQSENDDEESSSRDQEETTTNGYSTTTTPEPFSYSSEEEAAPPRQESRFSAEERIHAMKRPTQTAAARMRRPVTGELGAAAATTPLTNGRSSATANAQRNVNNGRKRGGYAAPAQMPAQMPAQPPALPPASSLVFLSRDPTPSADQKAAATATTGADQRPAATTGAGGRPRTLFHQQGFQGPYSYRFGFDTADPYNPQTRYEEKDADGRVRGSYSYLDPKGRLQVVRYEADQQGGFRVKGSFGQFPGDTKP; from the exons ATGTGTCGACAG GTCTCCTGGACGTTATGGGCACTTTTGGCTGCCACACTACTGCTACAACCAGACGCATGTTTAGCGTCTCCCCAGTCCGAGTCTATATTGCGGGCAATGGCGGCAGCGGCGAAGCCCAACAAAGACTACAGCCTAAACATAGACGACGCCTACGCTTCTCCCGCAACCATGGAGAAGTACATGAACTCTTACAGCTTCCCTGGACCAGTGGACTACATGTCCGCCGCCGCCATGTCTCCAGACGGCGGGGCTATCGACTTCTATCCGACAATGACATCTGGTTCCGTCTTCGACAACTTCGCCTTCAGTCCAACGATCAAGCTCGACGAACTGGCTGCGTACCAGGAGCCAAGAGGTCACATGTTCAAGGAGTCTAGTCGCGACAAGGGGAAGAAAGTATGGAGGCTCAAGGGAGTCGCCGATGACGACGATGACGCCGTATTCGACGAGGAAGGAACTAGACCTTCGACCACAAAGAATGGCGGAAAACATGAGGAGTGGAGACGACCGGACTCGAAGCGGAACTCGGAAGAATCCCGCTCCGTCGAAGAGCAGGGGGCGGCGGCGGCACCTGGCCGCAGGAGAAGACCGAACGGAAATTCCGGGTCGTACTTCAGGGGCGTTCCCGAACAGGACGAAGACAGTTCGGAGGAAGAAGGAGGAGACGACGCGCCGCGAGAAGACGAGAGGGCCGGGACGTCTCCGGCGACGTCTCTTAGCGGCCGCGACGAGATCGCCTACTCGCGGGGCAACAGCAGGCGTCCTTTCGTTCGCGTAAAGAACAGCGGAGCGCTCACCAGCGAAGAAGTATCGTCCTCGGAAGAAGGACAAAGGGCTGCTGCGATGCCTCTGAGAAACTACGACACTGGCCCTAGGGGCAACGGAGACGTGCGCGGGTCTACGACGACGGCAAATCAGAGGTTCGAGAACGGGCGAAGAAGGAACGTCGGCAATGGTGGCTACGGAAACAGCGGCGAGCTACCTTCGTTCGTAGCCGAGACTAGCGGCAGTAGGGCCGAAGGAGCCGCCAGGGTTCGAGGCGCCGCGAACGgcaacgacaacgacgacgtCAGGGACGTCAGGTACAACTCGTACAACGGTAACAACATCGACGACAGCGCCCTGCGGACGGCCAGCGGCGCAATGCTACGAGATAACTTGGCGGCGACGCtcacgacgacaacgacgacgtcgACGACAGCAAGGCCAGACATTGAGAACGGACTGATATTGCTAAACGGAAACGGCCGGCTCGCTGCAGCACCGCAACAGCCAGAACGATCAGCGAAATCGAGGCGAAGGCCACCTCTGGCCTACACGCCGGGAAGCATGGAGTACCAGTCGGAGAATGATGACGAAGAGAGCAGTTCGAGGGACCAGGAGGAGACGACGACAAACGGCTACAGCACGACAACGACCCCGGAACCGTTCAGTTATTCGTCCGAGGAAGAGGCCGCGCCACCGCGACAGGAGAGTAGGTTCTCCGCCGAAGAGAGGATTCATGCGATGAAGAGGCCAACGCAGACCGCGGCGGCAAGGATGCGGAGGCCTGTTACTGGTGAGCTTGGAGCCGCCGCGGCCACGACGCCCTTGACCAACGGTAGAAGCTCTGCGACGGCGAACGCACAGCGTAACGTCAACAACGGCAGGAAGCGTGGTGGCTACGCCGCGCCCGCACAAATGCCGGCACAAATGCCCGCACAGCCACCCGCTCTTCCTCCGGCGTCTTCACTCGTGTTCCTGTCCCGGGACCCGACGCCTTCTGCGGACCAGAAAGCCGCTGCCACGGCGACGACAGGCGCCGATCAGAGGCCAGCGGCCACGACTGGCGCCGGCGGGAGGCCAAGGACGCTGTTCCATCAGCAG GGATTCCAAGGACCGTACTCGTACCGCTTCGGCTTCGACACGGCCGACCCTTACAACCCGCAGACTCGCTACGAGGAGAAGGACGCCGACGGCCGCGTCCGAGGATCCTACAGCTACCTGGACCCTAAGGGTCGCCTGCAAGTGGTACGCTACGAGGCGGACCAACAAGGAGGCTTCAGAGTCAAAGGGAGCTTCGGACAGTTCCCGGGGGACACGAAACCCTAG